From Marivirga harenae, one genomic window encodes:
- a CDS encoding GH3 family domain-containing protein, whose amino-acid sequence MEIISNIIKAAIEVGSKIKKHDSPVEAQKETLKELLQKSKETAFGKYYGFEHILKSKNLSNEFSREVPYHDYDDMEFWWKKSWEGKADICWPDKVDNFAVSSGTTGHSKHIPVTDDMLESIRNAGIRQVLSLSNFKDLPESFFTKQILMLGSSTDLNQVKGHFEGEISGISASNIPNWFRNFYKPGEQISSIDDWDERVEAIAKEAKNWDIGSISGIPSWIELMLKRVMDYHSVDSIHDIWPNLAVYTSGGVALDPYKKSFEKLFSKPVQYIDTYLASEGYLATQTRPDTDAMQLICDNGIYFEFVPFEEGSVLESGKVNPDKKAVDISQVEEGKEYILLISTVSGAWRYMIGDTIKFTDVSRSEIKITGRTKFFLNVVGSQLSVNKMDDAIESLNENFRLNIKEFTVSAVKENGEHIHHWYLGLEEVKGDIKNEDIKIHLDNHLKNSNKNYKVARDKALKDVKVSLISAEKFLEWNDANKHKGGQVKMAKVMKEEDFREWQEFVED is encoded by the coding sequence ATGGAAATTATCAGTAATATTATTAAGGCTGCAATAGAAGTTGGGAGTAAAATCAAAAAACACGATTCCCCTGTCGAAGCTCAAAAAGAAACGCTTAAAGAATTACTCCAGAAATCTAAAGAAACTGCATTTGGCAAATATTACGGGTTTGAGCATATATTGAAATCAAAAAACCTATCAAATGAATTTTCAAGAGAAGTTCCCTATCATGATTATGATGATATGGAATTTTGGTGGAAAAAATCCTGGGAAGGCAAAGCTGACATTTGCTGGCCTGATAAAGTCGATAATTTTGCCGTGAGCTCTGGAACCACTGGGCACAGCAAACATATCCCAGTTACGGATGATATGCTAGAAAGCATCAGAAATGCAGGAATTCGACAAGTGTTAAGCCTCTCTAACTTTAAAGATTTACCCGAAAGTTTCTTCACCAAGCAGATTCTAATGTTGGGTTCTAGCACGGACTTGAATCAAGTTAAAGGACACTTTGAAGGGGAAATCAGTGGTATAAGTGCATCTAATATACCTAATTGGTTCAGAAATTTCTATAAACCCGGGGAGCAAATCAGTAGCATAGATGATTGGGATGAAAGAGTGGAGGCAATAGCTAAGGAAGCGAAAAATTGGGATATTGGTTCCATTTCAGGAATTCCTTCCTGGATTGAATTGATGCTGAAAAGGGTAATGGATTATCATAGTGTAGATTCCATACATGATATTTGGCCAAATTTGGCGGTATATACTTCAGGAGGCGTGGCTTTGGATCCCTACAAAAAGAGTTTTGAGAAACTATTCAGTAAGCCGGTTCAGTATATTGATACATATCTAGCCTCCGAAGGCTATTTAGCAACTCAAACTCGGCCTGACACTGATGCTATGCAGTTAATTTGCGACAATGGCATCTATTTTGAATTTGTTCCTTTTGAAGAGGGCAGTGTTTTGGAATCGGGAAAAGTAAATCCAGATAAAAAGGCTGTAGATATTTCCCAAGTTGAAGAAGGGAAAGAGTATATTTTGCTGATTTCTACTGTCAGCGGAGCGTGGCGATATATGATTGGGGATACTATAAAATTTACTGATGTTTCCAGATCTGAAATCAAAATTACTGGACGAACCAAATTCTTTCTAAATGTGGTAGGTTCTCAGCTTTCCGTTAATAAGATGGACGATGCCATTGAAAGCTTGAATGAAAACTTCCGTCTAAATATCAAAGAATTCACAGTTTCGGCTGTGAAGGAAAATGGAGAACACATTCATCACTGGTATTTAGGTTTGGAGGAAGTCAAGGGTGATATCAAGAATGAGGATATCAAAATTCATTTAGATAATCACCTCAAAAATAGCAATAAGAATTACAAAGTAGCCAGAGATAAAGCTTTGAAGGATGTGAAAGTCAGCTTGATTTCTGCTGAGAAATTCTTGGAATGGAACGATGCCAATAAGCATAAAGGAGGCCAGGTCAAAATGGCTAAAGTTATGAAAGAAGAGGATTTCCGTGAGTGGCAGGAATTTGTAGAGGATTAG
- a CDS encoding NADP-dependent isocitrate dehydrogenase: MKDSVNADYLKKATKSLPVVVAKGDGIGPEIMDATLKILTAANVSLDADHIEIGEQAYLSGNTSGIPESAWEAIHKKKVILKAPITTPQGSGYKSLNVTIRKSLGLFSNVRPAVSYHPIVESKHPVMDLVVVRENEEDLYAGIEHQQTDEVAQCLKLISRPGSEKICRYAFEYAKKYNRKKVTCLVKDNIMKVTDGLFHSVFKEVAKEYPDIQAESQIIDIATARIANRPEDYDVIVTLNLYGDIVSDVTAEISGSVGLAGSSNIGKDYAMFEAIHGSAPDIAGKKIANPSGLLHGAIQMLQYFGEVEKAALIHNAWLTTLEDGIHTGEIYKEGHSKQKVGTMEFADAVIERLGQVPSQFKKIEVKEGEDFRINIQEKSHAPKEKKLVGVDIFIDHRDRNANKFGELLTENSKDFLKLKMVTNRGVKVYPGGMDSTFCTDHWRCRFISKNATVAEGKPDYKTIEYKEVLALMSKLNEKGYDIIKTENLYTFDGALGFSLGQGE, encoded by the coding sequence ATGAAAGATTCTGTTAATGCAGATTATTTAAAAAAAGCTACCAAATCACTTCCAGTAGTAGTTGCAAAAGGAGATGGAATTGGTCCAGAAATAATGGACGCCACTTTAAAGATTTTAACAGCGGCAAATGTAAGTCTTGATGCAGATCATATCGAAATTGGTGAGCAGGCTTATTTGTCGGGCAATACTTCCGGGATTCCTGAAAGTGCTTGGGAGGCAATCCATAAAAAGAAAGTAATCTTAAAAGCTCCTATCACCACACCACAAGGTTCTGGTTATAAAAGCTTGAATGTTACTATCAGAAAATCTTTAGGTTTATTTTCGAATGTTCGTCCTGCAGTTTCCTATCATCCGATAGTAGAAAGTAAGCATCCGGTAATGGATTTGGTAGTTGTTCGAGAAAATGAGGAGGATTTATATGCGGGAATAGAGCACCAACAAACTGATGAAGTGGCTCAATGTCTGAAATTAATATCTAGACCAGGCTCAGAAAAAATTTGTCGATACGCATTTGAATATGCTAAAAAATATAATCGAAAGAAAGTTACTTGCTTAGTTAAGGATAATATCATGAAAGTGACTGATGGATTATTCCACAGTGTTTTCAAGGAAGTGGCTAAGGAGTACCCTGATATTCAGGCAGAAAGTCAAATTATCGATATCGCTACTGCTAGAATTGCTAATCGTCCAGAGGATTACGATGTGATTGTAACGCTGAATTTATATGGAGATATCGTTTCTGATGTAACAGCAGAAATTTCTGGTTCAGTAGGATTGGCTGGATCATCTAATATCGGTAAAGATTACGCTATGTTTGAAGCTATTCATGGTTCTGCACCTGATATCGCTGGAAAGAAAATAGCCAATCCATCTGGATTATTGCACGGTGCTATTCAAATGTTGCAATATTTTGGAGAGGTGGAAAAAGCAGCCCTTATTCATAATGCTTGGTTGACAACCTTGGAAGATGGAATTCACACCGGAGAAATCTACAAAGAAGGTCATAGCAAGCAAAAAGTGGGTACCATGGAGTTTGCAGATGCCGTAATTGAAAGACTAGGACAAGTGCCTTCTCAATTCAAGAAAATTGAAGTTAAAGAAGGAGAAGATTTTAGAATCAATATCCAAGAAAAATCTCATGCCCCAAAAGAAAAGAAATTGGTGGGTGTAGATATTTTTATAGATCATAGAGATAGAAATGCCAATAAATTTGGAGAGCTGTTGACAGAAAACTCAAAAGATTTCTTAAAGCTAAAAATGGTAACTAATAGAGGAGTAAAAGTTTATCCGGGTGGAATGGATTCTACCTTCTGTACAGATCATTGGCGATGCAGGTTTATTTCAAAAAATGCAACTGTTGCTGAGGGGAAACCTGACTATAAGACCATTGAATATAAAGAAGTATTGGCATTGATGAGTAAACTTAATGAGAAAGGATACGACATCATCAAAACAGAAAACCTATATACCTTCGATGGTGCACTAGGGTTCTCACTGGGTCAAGGAGAATAA
- a CDS encoding YebC/PmpR family DNA-binding transcriptional regulator — MGRAFEYRRAAKEKRWDKMSRLFPRLGKTITMAAKEGGPDPEMNASLRTAIQNAKAQNMPKDNIEAAIKRASSSEAENYVEVTFEGKGPHGVLIFIECATDNNNRTVANIKSYFNKDKVGANLVPNGSLEFMFSRTAVFEFEKAEEMDIEELELELIDAGMEEIEENDGKLYVYGDYKEFGNLSKKLEELNIDVKNASLKRFANDSVEFDEEQMADIEKLIDKIEEDDDVQAVYTNIA; from the coding sequence ATGGGAAGAGCATTTGAATACCGCAGAGCAGCAAAAGAAAAGAGATGGGATAAAATGTCCCGCTTATTTCCAAGATTAGGCAAGACCATTACCATGGCAGCCAAAGAAGGTGGACCTGACCCAGAAATGAATGCCTCTCTGAGAACTGCCATTCAGAATGCCAAAGCCCAGAATATGCCGAAAGACAATATTGAGGCAGCTATTAAAAGGGCTTCAAGTTCTGAAGCGGAAAATTACGTTGAAGTCACTTTTGAAGGAAAAGGCCCGCATGGTGTCCTTATATTCATTGAATGTGCCACTGATAACAACAACAGAACAGTAGCCAACATCAAATCCTACTTTAATAAAGACAAAGTAGGTGCCAATTTGGTCCCGAATGGTTCATTAGAATTCATGTTCTCTAGAACTGCAGTTTTCGAATTTGAAAAAGCAGAAGAGATGGATATAGAAGAATTGGAATTGGAATTGATTGACGCTGGGATGGAAGAAATTGAAGAAAATGATGGTAAACTCTATGTCTATGGAGATTATAAAGAGTTTGGAAATCTATCTAAGAAACTTGAAGAACTCAATATTGACGTCAAAAATGCTTCTTTAAAAAGATTTGCTAATGATTCAGTAGAGTTTGATGAAGAGCAAATGGCCGATATTGAAAAATTGATTGATAAAATTGAGGAGGATGATGACGTGCAAGCTGTTTATACCAATATTGCTTAA
- a CDS encoding hydrogen peroxide-inducible genes activator, whose protein sequence is MKATISQLEYIIALDTYRHFGKAAEHSFITQPTLSMQINKLEDNLGVKIFDRSRQPVVPTELGAMILEQARKVVNEAKKMEEIIEDQKMEVSGTLKIGVIPTIAPYLLPLFAKSFMNKYPAIHIQVQELLTENTLAKLKSEEIDVGILVGPLNDSSFREIPIYYEKFLGYAHKTDLEPPEKPISGKDLENNELWLLNEGHCFREQVLNICQNRNFDNILNYQSGSLEALKRMVDKQGGVTLLPELATLDLSKEDLKKLRIFKKPTPFREVSLVMKRDFLKRRIIEALQKEILDHLPDNMKKREENEIQVINWR, encoded by the coding sequence ATGAAGGCTACCATCTCTCAACTGGAATATATCATCGCATTAGATACTTATCGTCATTTTGGGAAGGCGGCTGAGCATAGTTTTATAACTCAGCCAACCTTAAGTATGCAAATCAATAAATTGGAGGATAATCTTGGTGTAAAAATATTTGACAGAAGTCGGCAACCGGTTGTTCCAACAGAACTTGGGGCCATGATCTTGGAACAAGCACGGAAAGTTGTCAACGAAGCCAAGAAAATGGAGGAAATTATTGAGGACCAGAAGATGGAGGTTTCCGGAACCTTAAAAATTGGTGTTATACCAACTATTGCACCTTATCTTTTACCGCTATTTGCCAAAAGTTTTATGAATAAATATCCAGCTATTCATATTCAGGTGCAGGAATTATTAACTGAGAATACACTGGCCAAATTGAAATCTGAGGAAATTGATGTTGGAATATTAGTTGGGCCATTAAATGATAGTTCCTTCAGAGAGATTCCAATCTATTATGAAAAATTTCTAGGATACGCTCATAAAACAGATTTAGAGCCTCCTGAAAAACCCATTTCAGGTAAAGATTTGGAAAATAACGAGCTTTGGTTGCTCAATGAAGGTCATTGTTTTAGAGAACAAGTATTGAATATTTGCCAAAACAGAAATTTTGATAATATTTTGAATTACCAAAGCGGTTCACTGGAGGCTCTAAAAAGGATGGTGGACAAACAAGGTGGAGTTACTTTACTGCCAGAATTGGCAACATTAGATTTGTCAAAAGAAGACTTAAAGAAGTTGAGAATATTTAAGAAACCTACACCATTTAGAGAAGTGAGCTTGGTGATGAAAAGGGACTTTCTAAAAAGAAGAATAATTGAAGCCCTTCAAAAAGAAATTCTTGATCATTTGCCTGATAATATGAAAAAAAGAGAAGAAAACGAGATTCAGGTCATCAATTGGAGATGA
- a CDS encoding DUF983 domain-containing protein, translating into MKKGNKLYSIFNYKCPRCHEGDLFESKTYDIKNFQKMPKHCSHCGLRYMSEPSFFDGAMYISYAMQVALIITVFVALNVLGFAQLWLIITLSVSLSLLMIPLTFRLSRSAYINLFVKYDPEKRSEFE; encoded by the coding sequence ATGAAAAAAGGAAATAAATTATATAGCATATTTAATTACAAATGCCCTAGATGTCATGAGGGTGATTTATTTGAGTCTAAGACTTACGACATCAAGAATTTCCAGAAAATGCCTAAGCATTGCTCACACTGCGGATTAAGGTATATGTCTGAGCCTTCCTTTTTTGATGGAGCTATGTACATCAGCTATGCCATGCAAGTAGCTTTGATTATTACAGTATTCGTAGCCTTAAATGTCTTAGGATTTGCACAACTGTGGCTTATTATTACATTATCTGTATCCTTATCCTTATTGATGATACCTCTGACTTTCCGTTTATCTCGTTCGGCCTACATTAACCTTTTTGTAAAATATGATCCCGAAAAAAGATCCGAATTTGAGTAA
- a CDS encoding Cof-type HAD-IIB family hydrolase: MFKAICTDIDGTLLNKDRELSKRTVDIFKHVKDDVAIILASSRMPAAMRHLQQTLDIVNQPLICYNGGFIISQRHEIKILDSVKIPFSLCEYIAKWSDNKNLHAGFYLEDNWFAPSRDQWTEREINNTKVQASILSGLELMESWKSQENGAHKIMCMGEPSLIDDLISELKSMDAPLHLYRSKDTYLEIAPLEISKASALNQLLRTELNIEMKDVIAFGDNYNDIEMLKAVGCGVAVGNAKEEVKNVADEVTLPAKEDGVAVTLEKYFG, translated from the coding sequence ATGTTCAAGGCAATTTGCACCGATATTGATGGAACACTTTTAAACAAGGACAGGGAATTATCAAAAAGAACAGTTGATATTTTTAAGCATGTGAAAGATGATGTGGCGATTATTTTGGCATCCAGTAGAATGCCCGCTGCCATGCGCCATTTGCAGCAAACCCTAGATATAGTTAATCAACCATTAATTTGCTATAACGGGGGGTTTATAATCTCCCAAAGGCATGAGATCAAAATATTGGATTCAGTAAAAATTCCTTTCTCATTATGTGAGTACATTGCAAAATGGAGCGATAATAAAAATTTGCATGCAGGCTTTTATTTGGAAGACAATTGGTTTGCACCTTCCAGGGATCAATGGACAGAAAGGGAAATCAATAATACGAAAGTTCAAGCTTCTATATTATCAGGTTTGGAGTTAATGGAGAGCTGGAAGTCACAAGAGAATGGTGCTCATAAAATCATGTGTATGGGCGAGCCGTCTTTAATTGATGATTTGATTTCTGAGCTGAAATCTATGGATGCACCATTGCATTTATATCGCTCTAAAGATACTTATCTTGAAATAGCTCCACTTGAAATCTCGAAGGCTAGTGCTTTAAATCAGCTGTTACGGACAGAATTGAATATTGAAATGAAGGATGTCATCGCTTTTGGGGACAATTATAATGACATCGAAATGCTAAAAGCAGTTGGTTGTGGAGTAGCAGTTGGAAATGCAAAAGAGGAAGTGAAAAATGTAGCAGATGAAGTTACCCTTCCAGCTAAAGAAGATGGGGTAGCCGTAACCTTGGAGAAGTATTTCGGTTAA
- the hemN gene encoding oxygen-independent coproporphyrinogen III oxidase, giving the protein MSSLSTKYNKAIPRYTSYPTVPHWKLKSPNMDEWLKEVKSVYFSQQEKSLSIYIHLPFCESLCTYCGCNKRITKNHSVEEQYIESLLSEWKTYINAIEEKPVIRNLHLGGGTPTFFSSKNLHRLLASILGTSEIHPQKAFSFEGHPNNTTYEQLKTLTDLGFDRVSYGVQDFNLKVQKAIHRIQPIENVRKSTQWARELGFDSVNYDLIYGLPFQTLENIEENIEKVKEFKPERIALYSYAHVPWKSKAQRGYGDEDLPKPEEKLAMYLRAKAMLNEMGYINIGMDHYALPEDELTIAKEDGYLNRNFMGYTTDQNQMMIGLGCSAISCTGTAFVQNEKVVERYQTAVLKKELPLIIGHYLTNEEKTSARLINQLICNGKADFSINNFSMELWEDAKLELEEMQNDGLLEVDDYFLKVTEKGMLFVRNVCSLFDPKLKQRSDKPQFSQSI; this is encoded by the coding sequence ATGAGCAGTTTAAGCACTAAATACAACAAAGCCATTCCCAGATATACAAGTTATCCCACTGTTCCACATTGGAAATTGAAAAGCCCCAATATGGATGAATGGTTAAAGGAAGTAAAAAGCGTCTATTTTTCTCAACAGGAAAAGAGTCTCAGTATCTATATTCATTTACCATTTTGTGAAAGCCTTTGTACTTATTGTGGATGCAATAAAAGAATCACTAAAAACCATAGTGTAGAGGAACAGTATATTGAGTCATTATTATCAGAATGGAAGACTTACATTAATGCTATAGAAGAAAAGCCCGTAATTCGAAACTTACACCTTGGTGGTGGAACGCCAACATTTTTTTCTTCAAAGAACCTTCATCGGCTGTTAGCTTCGATCTTAGGAACATCTGAAATACATCCTCAAAAGGCATTTAGTTTTGAAGGTCATCCGAATAATACCACTTATGAACAACTGAAAACTTTGACTGATTTGGGATTTGATCGGGTTTCATATGGGGTGCAGGACTTTAATTTAAAGGTGCAAAAAGCCATCCATCGAATACAACCTATTGAAAATGTTAGGAAAAGTACTCAATGGGCGAGAGAACTTGGCTTTGATTCCGTCAATTATGATTTAATTTATGGTTTGCCTTTTCAGACTTTAGAAAATATTGAAGAAAATATTGAAAAAGTCAAAGAATTTAAACCTGAGCGAATCGCATTGTATAGCTACGCTCATGTGCCGTGGAAAAGTAAAGCCCAAAGAGGCTATGGAGATGAGGATTTGCCAAAGCCAGAGGAGAAGTTAGCGATGTATCTTCGAGCAAAGGCTATGCTGAATGAAATGGGGTACATAAATATAGGAATGGATCATTACGCTTTGCCTGAAGATGAATTGACAATCGCAAAAGAAGATGGTTATTTGAACCGGAATTTTATGGGTTATACAACTGATCAAAATCAAATGATGATTGGATTGGGATGCTCAGCTATCAGTTGCACAGGTACAGCATTTGTTCAAAATGAGAAAGTAGTTGAAAGGTATCAAACCGCAGTTTTAAAGAAGGAACTCCCTTTAATTATTGGACATTATTTAACCAATGAAGAAAAGACCTCAGCCAGACTGATTAATCAACTGATTTGCAATGGAAAAGCTGATTTTAGCATAAATAATTTTTCTATGGAATTATGGGAAGACGCTAAATTGGAATTAGAGGAAATGCAAAATGATGGATTATTAGAGGTGGACGACTATTTCTTAAAAGTAACGGAAAAAGGAATGCTGTTTGTCAGAAATGTTTGCAGTCTCTTTGATCCGAAATTGAAACAAAGGTCCGATAAGCCACAGTTTAGTCAGAGTATTTGA
- a CDS encoding SDR family oxidoreductase codes for MSKKKIIITGGAGFIGSNLVEKYLNDDRVETVRVIDNLSNGYYSNIKEFENHPRFEFFEEDICNYEKMLELTKGFDLISHQAALGSVPRSIENPMQSTKVNIDGTVNILHAAVQNKIDRVVLACSSSTYGDSPNLPKKEDIIGNPLSPYAVTKYAVELYAEVFQKTYGLNYVGLRYFNIFGPRQNPDNPYAAVIPIFCKAFIHGNEPTINGDGETSRDFTFVENAVHANDLALFSENKEALNQIYNVACGDQMSLNDMIGLLQDLSGKNLKPKYGPERPGDVKHSKADITKIESLLGYKPQVRFKEGLGKVYTWYEKMGF; via the coding sequence ATGTCGAAAAAGAAAATCATCATTACAGGAGGAGCAGGATTTATTGGCTCCAATTTGGTAGAAAAATATTTGAATGACGATAGAGTAGAGACCGTAAGAGTGATTGATAATCTCTCGAATGGATACTACAGCAATATTAAAGAATTTGAAAACCATCCCAGATTTGAGTTTTTCGAAGAAGATATTTGCAACTATGAAAAAATGTTGGAGTTAACCAAGGGCTTTGATTTAATTAGTCATCAAGCTGCTTTAGGTTCCGTTCCTCGTTCCATCGAAAACCCGATGCAAAGTACCAAAGTAAATATCGATGGTACGGTGAATATTTTGCACGCAGCTGTACAAAATAAAATTGACAGGGTGGTGTTAGCTTGCTCTTCTAGCACTTACGGAGACAGTCCAAATTTACCTAAGAAAGAAGATATAATTGGGAATCCTTTGAGTCCCTATGCAGTCACCAAATATGCAGTAGAATTGTATGCCGAAGTTTTTCAAAAGACCTATGGTTTAAATTATGTTGGACTTCGTTACTTCAATATCTTCGGACCAAGACAAAACCCAGACAATCCGTATGCTGCAGTGATTCCTATTTTTTGTAAAGCATTTATTCATGGAAATGAGCCCACTATTAACGGGGATGGTGAAACCAGTAGAGATTTTACTTTTGTAGAAAATGCGGTTCATGCTAATGATTTAGCACTTTTCTCAGAAAATAAGGAAGCCCTTAATCAAATTTATAATGTAGCTTGTGGAGATCAGATGAGCTTGAATGATATGATTGGGCTTTTACAGGATTTAAGTGGGAAAAATCTGAAGCCCAAGTATGGCCCAGAAAGACCGGGAGATGTTAAGCACTCTAAAGCAGACATCACTAAAATTGAATCTCTTTTAGGCTATAAACCACAAGTTAGGTTTAAAGAAGGGCTGGGAAAAGTATATACTTGGTATGAGAAGATGGGATTTTGA
- a CDS encoding SEC-C metal-binding domain-containing protein, which produces MKKELGRNEPCHCGSGKKYKNCHMGKESSGINNNKNLMYIAIFVVILAIAGFSVYYNSQQTAPVNTNSSRQGLTPPPAGEAPPGKVWSAEHGHWHDK; this is translated from the coding sequence ATGAAAAAGGAACTAGGAAGAAACGAACCTTGCCACTGTGGAAGCGGGAAGAAATATAAAAATTGCCATATGGGCAAAGAGTCTTCAGGTATAAACAACAACAAAAATTTAATGTATATAGCTATTTTTGTGGTGATTCTAGCCATAGCAGGATTTTCTGTTTATTATAATTCACAGCAAACAGCTCCGGTAAATACAAACAGTAGCAGACAAGGATTAACCCCACCACCAGCTGGTGAAGCTCCTCCCGGTAAAGTTTGGTCTGCCGAGCATGGACATTGGCATGATAAATAA
- a CDS encoding Fe(3+) ABC transporter substrate-binding protein, producing MKNILIALLAISTLWACSQGSNKEGESEESKEVNVYTHRHYEADQQLFKDFEEKTGIKVNVVSANADELIQKMTLEGENSPADVLITVDAGRLHRAKTADLLQAVESETLNSTIPSNLRDVDNHWFGLTVRGRAIIYNPEKIKPEQIATYESLANPDINGRLLIRSSSNIYNQSLMASIIEHNGEEAASTWASSIVKNMARDPKGGDRDQIKAVFAGEGDVAVSNTYYYGKMLNSSSEEEVKVAQAVKLLFPNQDGRGTHINVSGAGVAKYAPNKENAVKFIEFLVSEEAQKVFAGVNYEYPVNKNVEWAPTLKEWGEFKQDDLNLSVLGENNDLAVKIFDRAGWK from the coding sequence ATGAAGAATATACTTATTGCGCTCTTAGCTATTAGTACACTTTGGGCATGTTCTCAAGGATCTAATAAAGAAGGAGAGTCAGAAGAAAGTAAGGAAGTAAATGTTTACACTCATAGACATTATGAAGCAGACCAACAGCTTTTTAAAGATTTTGAAGAAAAGACGGGAATCAAAGTAAATGTTGTAAGTGCCAATGCTGATGAATTAATTCAAAAAATGACGTTAGAAGGAGAAAACTCTCCCGCTGATGTGTTAATTACAGTTGATGCAGGGAGACTGCACAGAGCCAAAACAGCTGACCTATTACAAGCTGTTGAATCAGAAACTTTGAACAGCACCATCCCTTCAAACTTAAGAGATGTTGACAATCACTGGTTTGGATTAACTGTCAGAGGTAGAGCTATAATTTACAATCCTGAAAAAATTAAGCCTGAGCAAATTGCTACATACGAGTCGTTGGCGAATCCAGACATCAATGGAAGATTATTAATACGTTCTTCTTCTAATATCTACAACCAGTCACTGATGGCCTCTATAATTGAGCATAACGGAGAAGAGGCTGCTTCAACTTGGGCAAGTTCAATAGTAAAAAATATGGCCAGAGACCCTAAGGGTGGCGATAGAGACCAAATTAAAGCAGTTTTCGCAGGAGAAGGAGATGTTGCGGTATCCAATACCTATTACTATGGAAAAATGCTGAACTCTTCAAGTGAGGAAGAAGTGAAAGTAGCTCAAGCTGTAAAATTGTTGTTTCCTAATCAAGATGGACGAGGAACTCATATCAATGTCAGTGGAGCAGGAGTAGCCAAATATGCTCCAAACAAAGAAAATGCAGTGAAATTTATTGAATTCCTAGTATCAGAGGAAGCTCAAAAAGTATTTGCAGGGGTGAACTACGAATATCCTGTCAATAAAAATGTAGAATGGGCTCCAACTTTAAAAGAATGGGGAGAATTTAAGCAAGATGATTTAAATCTTTCTGTTTTAGGAGAAAATAATGATTTAGCAGTTAAAATATTTGACAGAGCAGGTTGGAAATAA